The Populus alba chromosome 4, ASM523922v2, whole genome shotgun sequence genome contains a region encoding:
- the LOC118060279 gene encoding uncharacterized protein, whose protein sequence is MGCTSSKLEDLPAVALCRDRCAFLDEAIHQRYALAEAHVAYIHSLKRIGNSLYVFIEKENFTAGSGGRPMSPKLNLPLNKKSEDLKVVGSSSPRKGHHLSHSSSGSHLRFHSDGDDEDDDDVLHLHRSDNSSPLHGHGEGSGGDDGGGGHIPYMSSDYMNMDQDSYPGGGGTFFHTNYMKNKGATPSVIYEQRPVSSQTVHFGESSSPAYYNNYSNSGYAMSNSNPYGYSGYPNYGGGYNGSQNQYGSSSSPPPPEVPSSSKPPPPPPPPPGASAWDFLNLFEGYDRNYPQYTPSRDSKELREEEGIPDLEDEDYQHEVVKEVHVDKKYMDGAKNFSQSPVMDDGDGKVEGDTEASASLYQTRPSVATEEDRVAYEVHVVDKKIVDNERSEERSNAGFKGRGGGPLEVAVEIKIQFERASECGNEIAKMLEVGKLPYQRKHAVSKMLQGVTPPLSVVSSQPSTSGSAVAGPPSLEIDEELMVRSKNLSSTLQKLYLWEKKLYQEVKVEEKMRVAHEKKCRKLKRLDERGAEAHKVDATRTLIKSLSTKIRMAIQVVDKISVTINKIRDEELWPQLNELIQGLTRMWKSMLECHHIQCQAIREARGLGPLGSGKKPSDDHLDVTLQLGHELLSWTSSFSSWIGAQRGYVRALNNWLVKCLLYEPEETPDGIVPFSPGRMGAPPVFVICNQWAQAMDRISGKEVIEAMRIFTTSVFQLREHDKLEMRQRLVTDKDLERKVRNLDREDQKIQKEIQALDKKIVLVAGDGNNLSVTGNIVYQSDTSNSSLQGSLQRIFEAMERFMADSMKAYEELLQRSEEERRA, encoded by the exons ATGGGCTGTACAAGTTCGAAACTAGAAGATCTACCGGCCGTTGCGCTTTGCCGTGACCGTTGCGCTTTTCTCGACGAAGCTATTCACCAGCGGTATGCTTTAGCAGAAGCTCACGTGGCTTATATCCACTCGTTAAAAAGAATTGGTAATTcgttatatgtttttattgagaaggaaaattttacCGCCGGCAGCGGCGGCCGTCCGATGTCTCCTAAGCTGAATTTACCtctgaataaaaaaagtgaagacTTAAAGGTTGTTGGATCGAGTTCGCCGAGGAAAggtcatcatctttctcattcCAGTTCGGGCTCTCATCTTCGTTTTCACTCGGATGGTGACGATGAAGACGATGATGATGTTTTACATCTTCATCGTTCTGATAACTCCTCTCCGTTGCATGGTCACGGCGAGGGGAGTGGTGGTGATGATGGTGGAGGTGGTCATATTCCGTATATGAGCTCGGATTATATGAATATGGATCAGGATTCATATCCAGGAGGCGGCGGAACGTTTTTTCATACGAATTATATGAAGAATAAAGGCGCTACTCCGTCTGTTATTTACGAGCAAAGGCCAGTGAGTTCCCAGACTGTTCATTTTGGTGAATCTTCGTCGCCTgcttattataataattattcaaaTAGCGGTTATGCAATGAGTAATTCGAACCCTTATGGTTATTCTGGATATCCAAATTATGGTGGTGGTTATAATGGGTCTCAGAATCAGTATggatcttcttcatctccaccGCCTCCGGAGGTGCCTTCATCGTCTAagccaccaccacctcctcctcctcctccaggaGCTTCAGCTTGGGATTTCTTGAATCTGTTCGAGGGCTATGATAGGAATTATCCACAGTACACGCCGAGTAGGGACTCCAAGGAGTTGAGAGAAGAGGAGGGGATTCCGGATTTGGAAGATGAGGATTACCAACATGAGGTTGTGAAGGAAGTTCACgtggataaaaaatatatggatgGGGCTAAAAACTTTTCACAGTCGCCGGTAATGGATGATGGGGATGGTAAGGTTGAAGGTGACACTGAGGCTTCTGCTTCGCTTTATCAAACTAGGCCGAGTGTGGCTACTGAGGAAGATAGAGTGGCGTATGAGGTTCATGTGGTAGATAAGAAAATTGTTGATAATGAGAGGTCAGAGGAGCGAAGCAATGCTGGATTTAAGGGCCGAGGAGGTGGACCACTGGAAGTGGCTGTGGAAATTAAGATTCAGTTTGAGAGAGCTTCAGAGTGTGGTAATGAGATTGCGAAGATGCTTGAAGTCGGAAAGCTCCCATATCAGCGCAAACATG CTGTTTCCAAGATGTTGCAAGGAGTTACTCCGCCATTATCTGTAGTATCTTCGCAGCCGTCTACTTCTGGAAGTGCTGTGGCTGGTCCCCCTTCCTTGGAGATTGATGAAGAATTGATGGTGAGATCGAAAAATCTTTCTTCTACCCTACAAAAGCTATATCTATGGGAGAAGAAACTCTATCAAGAAGTTAAG GTTGAGGAGAAAATGCGGGTGGCTCATGAGAAAAAGTGTCGTAAGCTGAAGCGTCTAGATGAGAGGGGTGCTGAAGCTCATAAAGTTGATGCAACTCGAACTTTAATCAAGAgtttatcaacaaaaataaggaTGGCAATTCAAGTCGTAGACAAGATATCGGTTACCATAAACAAGATTAGGGATGAAGAGCTATGGCCTCAACTAAATGAATTGATTCAAGG GTTAACCAGAATGTGGAAGAGTATGCTTGAATGTCATCATATTCAGTGCCAAGCAATTAGAGAAGCCAGAGGCTTAGGTCCCCTTGGATCAGGTAAAAAGCCCAGTGATGATCATCTAGATGTTACACTGCAGCTGGGGCATGAGCTTCTTAGTTGGACTTCTAGTTTCTCTAGTTGGATCGGTGCCCAGAGAGGTTATGTGAGAGCCTTGAATAACTGGCTTGTTAAGTGTCTTTTATATGAACCAGAAGAAACACCAGATGGCATAGTTCCTTTCTCTCCTGGTAGGATGGGTGCGCCCCCGGTGTTTGTTATTTGTAATCAGTGGGCACAAGCTATGGATAGAATATCTGGGAAGGAAGTAATCGAGGCCATGCGTATTTTTACGACAAGTGTTTTTCAACTTCGGGAGCATGACAAACTAGAAATGCGTCAGAGATTGGTGACAGACAAGGATTTGGAGAGAAAAGTCAGAAACTTAGATAGAGAGGATCAGAAGATACAAAAGGAGATTCAGGCATTAGACAAGAAAATAGTCCTGGTTGCTGGGGATGGTAATAATCTGTCAGTAACTGGAAACATTGTATATCAAAGTGACACTAGTAATAGTAGTCTACAGGGGAGCCTACAACGCATTTTTGAAGCCATGGAAAGATTCATGGCTGATTCAATGAAG